The window TGTATATTCGAGTAAGGTTTTTATCAAAGCCACCAACAATTTTTTAAATAGCTTTTTTAACAACATTTTCCAAACAAGACTATAACCAAACAAAAAGAAGTATCATGGAAAAAAGCTTAATTCTGGATGTCCTAAAATATGCCAAAATAGTTCTATTACTCTTTTTATTACTATTATCATTTACATTATTTTCACAAGACTTACCTGCTGAGAGAAGTATTGATTGGTCGAAGGCAGGACTAGAAACCAGCCAAGTAGAAGTAGAGTATACTATTAATATCATGGATTTTGGTGCCACTGCCAATGGTGTGTCAGATGATTATGCATCTATTTGCCTGGCCATTGATTATTTTGCCGGAATGCCGGGCATAATATTTTTTCCGCCTGGTTATTACCTATTTGGTTCACCAATAAATCTACCTTCCAACATCATATTAAGAGGAGCTTCATCAGACTCCTCTTTTTTTTATTTTGACTTTTCGGAATGCTCACCTCAAAGTTGTATAAATGTTTGTGGAAAGGAAAGCCGGGCAGGCGAAAAACCAGTTACAGCAGCTGCAGCAATTGAGACATACAGTTTGGAAATTCAGGAAGCATCAAATCTTTTTCCCGGAGACTATATTGAAATATATCAGGAAAATGGTTCATGGGATATTAAACCAGCTGATTGGGCTACAGGGGCTGTGGGGCAAGTGATTCAAATTAAGGATATTGATGGAAATCGGTTAACACTCAACGAAAAGTTGCATTTCACGTATGATACTGCCTTACATCCTAAAATTAGAAAGATAAATCCTGTTAAAAATGTTGGAATAGAATATTTGCACATAAAACGATATGCTTGTGTTGATGAAGGAAGTGGTTACAATATCTTTTTTAATATGGCTGTAAACTGTTGGGTGAAAGGAGTTGAAAGCTCGATGAGTTATCAAAGTCATGTAATGATTAATTCATCATCGCATATTGAAATAAGTGGTTCCTATTTTCACCATGCTTTTAGTTATGAAGGATCGGCAACACATGGCTATGGAATTACACTAAATCGTCATTCAACTCAATGTTTAATTGAAGATAATATTTTTAAACATCTAAGACATGCTATGATGGCAAAAAATGGAGCTAATGGTAATGTCATTGCATACAATTATTCTACTGATCCATTTCGTTCAGAAGTCCCAGCAAATGCTGCTGCTGATATTAGCTTACATGGTCATTTTGCACATGCGAACTTAATTGAAGGAAATATTGTCCAAAATATTGTTATTGATCATTATTGGGGTCCTTCAGGTCCGTTAAATACATTTTTAAGAAATCGAGCAGAATTATATGGAATAATAATGACTACTTCTTCCTGTGAAACCAATAATCAGAATTTTATTGGCAATGAAACTTCAAATACGATGCCTCTGCTCGGAAATTTTTTCTTAACAGGAAATAATCATTTTTCTTGCGGGAACAATATCAAGGGAACCATCATACCTGCAAATAGCAATCAATTCAGAGATGAATCGATGTATTTAAGCGAGCTTCCTGATTTTTGGACCATTAAAGATAATTGGCCATCGATAGGAATTCCCAATGTATTGAATTCAGGAAGTATTCCTGCTAAAGAAAGATTTTTAAAAGGAGAACATTTTACCGTTTTTCCTTGGGCAGCTGATAGCAATACTTTGTCAAGAAATATGAATCAACTGGAAGCAAATGCAATTCAGCTGTTTCCAAATCCTTTCACCGATAAAATAAGTCTTGATGCTGGAGAATTTGATCGTTACTCCATAATTAATATGCAAGGAGCAAAGGTTATGGATGGAATTATTGGGGAGGGTATTATGAATCTTTCAACACACGGACTGAATTCAGGTACTTATGTTTTATTGTTAAGCTCTGTTAATTCTACAGCACAATTTAAAATTCAGAAGAAAGATTAATTCTCTGGTATGGCATTTTTGTAATGCTCATACCTTTCATTAATTTCTCGAACAAAGTTATAGGACTCTTCTCCACGGCTATATCCATATTTAACAACAGGATCGTGATAGTATTGAGGATCTGATTTGAGCAGAATAAAAGTATCAACATTATTTCGCCAAATATCAGTATCTCTCCCATATTTTTCTGCAAGTCGAATGGCATCTAAAACATGGCCTAGTCCAGAGTTATAGGCAGCCAAAATAAAATTCAATCGCTCATTTGAATCAGGAACCATATCAGAGAATTCTTTATCAAGATATTTGATAAATTTACAACCTGCGTTTATTTGTTGATCGGGTGAAGCAGTTTGGTCAATACCAAAATTAGCTGCTGTAGCTGGCATTAATTGCATAAGTCCAAAAGCTCCTGCCCAGGAGGTTACATCAGGTAAAAAGTGAGATTCCTGGTAAATTAAAGAAGCCAATAAACGCCAATCCCAATTTATTTCTTTTGCATGTTTTTTAATTAACGCATCGTAGGCTGATATTTTTCCACCGCCTAAAGTATTGTATTCACTTTCAGTTATTTGAACATGTTTTGGGTTTTCAAAATACTTGCGATAGAGATATTTATATTTGGCAGTTTTTTTAAATGTTTCCAACCAGGTGTTTAATTCTTCTAACAAGTCATTTGACCCTTTGTGAACTGCCCAAGCAAGATATTGTTCAAAACTAACACTTGTTTTGATATCAATATTGGAATAATACGTTCTATTAACCATGGCTACATGTTGATCGCTAACCGTATATTTTATTTCACCACGTGCAACCATTGATATGAGTTGTTCCTGCTTTGTGCTTGTTTCTATAATATTAAAATCAGTACCCGTTTCATCTCTTAAATTTTGGAGTCTTGGTACAAATGAAGAGTTTTTCTGAACATAAATTGTAATACCAGAAAAGTCTAAAGGGCTTCGAATTAAACTGTCTGACAATTGTTTATTACTCATATTTTGCCAACCCTCAGGTTTTTGTTGCACCAATACCTGTTTCGTTTTAATGATGGGGGTTGTAAAATCAAATAATTCAGCTCTCTCTCGGGTAATGGTTAAATCGAGAGCAATAATATCTGTTCCATAATCGAGTAAACAAGAGAATGTTTTATCAAGTTCTGTGCTAATGCCAATGTCGAGTTTAACACCTAAATGTTCTGCAAAAATCATCAACAAATCGTAATGAAAACCCATTGGTTGACCTCTGTAAACAAAATAGTTTGTAGAATTATAATCAGTTATAGCTGACAATACTCCTTTGTCCAAGACTTTGATAAGTGTATGCCTTGACTTATTATCATTCCCATCATCATCCGGCTTATTCTTATTGTTACAGGAATAAGATAGAAATATAAAAAAGAAAAGAAAAAGAGTAAATCTTTTTAGTATAAATAGTTGAAGCATTTTCATGCTTTTGGTTTCTTGATTTAGGGCATTGTAATGCAAATTACTACCCAATAAGTTTGAAATTGTTAGGCAGTTATCTCAACATTGTGGATAAGTAAGTCGGAAAGTGCGTTTAAAGCTTATCGGGGATGTATTTAAATTGATTTGCTTTTAATTTATATCAATTGTAAAATGAAAGCAAATCATTACCTATTTTTTCCTATTTTTGAAAAGCTAATTAGCATAATTTAATTGTAATATAAAAATCGAAAATGATGAAAAAGCGTTCATTCTCCATCCTTGTAATTCTTCTGGTACTTTTTAACTTTTCATTTGCACAAGACGATCCTTTTGCTATAAAGAAAAATGCAGGAGAAATTAGTGTGGTTTCAGGAGCTGAATCAGGTTCTTATTATCAAATTGCTCAAGATATTATCAATATTTATGATGGAAAGATTAATTTAGTACCATCGAAAGGTGCTGTAAACAATTATGATATGCTTATCAATAATCCTGATATTGATATTGCATTTACACAGTATGATGTTTTGCTAAAAGCAAAACAATACGATTATCAAGCAAAAACTCACAATACAGATAAGATCAAGGTTTTATTACCCTTAGGTTCAGAAGAAATACATTTACTTGTGCGCCTAGACAGTAAGATATATAGTATTAGTGATTTAAAAGATAAAAAAGTAGGAGTAGGAAATCCTGCTAAAGAAGGTACATATTTAACTTCAGGTTTAATAAAAAGTATTGCTGGAATTAATTGGATCGATTACGGAAAGTCGTTTGACAGTTCATTTATTGCTCTTATTAAGGGTGATATTGATGCTTTGTTTTTTGTTGGTTATGCACCTGTAAATAAACTAAAATCTTTGTTGCCAACCTATAATCAACTAATCAGGTTAGTGCCCATTAAAGATGAGCGATTAGGTCAATTTCATAAAAAATCAATAATTCCTGCAGGCACCTATCCTTGGTTGTTTTACAATGTTGAAACCTATTCAGTTAATTCATTTTTGGTTACCAATACAACCAATGAAGCACCAGCAGATGCAGAGATATTAGAGAAGTTTTTATTATCCATTCGTGATAATCATGCAACACTTAAAAGTGAAGGACACCCCATGTGGAATGAGGTAGATTTGAAGTATAATAATATACAATGGGATATTCACCCTGTAGCCAAGAAAGTATTTAAACTTAACTAATTACATAAATGGGATTAGTTGAGTATCTTCTGATAGCTTTTTATTTAGGCTTATGCATCATGCTTATATTTTTGGGCAAGGGACATCGACTGGGCCCTTTGCAGATTTTTTTGGTTGCACTATTTCTGACTCCTATTATTGCTGCTGTTTTTATTTTATACAAGAAAAAAACAAGCATGATATATCATGTCAACAGATATAAATGTCCTCGTTGTCATTATAAATTTGATGAAGTTTTGACTGTTTGTCCTTTGTGTGAAAGAGAAGGATATAAGATGGATTTAGAAGCGGTCAATCAAATAATGACTTAAAGCT of the Bacteroidota bacterium genome contains:
- a CDS encoding T9SS type A sorting domain-containing protein, which codes for MEKSLILDVLKYAKIVLLLFLLLLSFTLFSQDLPAERSIDWSKAGLETSQVEVEYTINIMDFGATANGVSDDYASICLAIDYFAGMPGIIFFPPGYYLFGSPINLPSNIILRGASSDSSFFYFDFSECSPQSCINVCGKESRAGEKPVTAAAAIETYSLEIQEASNLFPGDYIEIYQENGSWDIKPADWATGAVGQVIQIKDIDGNRLTLNEKLHFTYDTALHPKIRKINPVKNVGIEYLHIKRYACVDEGSGYNIFFNMAVNCWVKGVESSMSYQSHVMINSSSHIEISGSYFHHAFSYEGSATHGYGITLNRHSTQCLIEDNIFKHLRHAMMAKNGANGNVIAYNYSTDPFRSEVPANAAADISLHGHFAHANLIEGNIVQNIVIDHYWGPSGPLNTFLRNRAELYGIIMTTSSCETNNQNFIGNETSNTMPLLGNFFLTGNNHFSCGNNIKGTIIPANSNQFRDESMYLSELPDFWTIKDNWPSIGIPNVLNSGSIPAKERFLKGEHFTVFPWAADSNTLSRNMNQLEANAIQLFPNPFTDKISLDAGEFDRYSIINMQGAKVMDGIIGEGIMNLSTHGLNSGTYVLLLSSVNSTAQFKIQKKD
- a CDS encoding transporter substrate-binding domain-containing protein, whose translation is MLQLFILKRFTLFLFFFIFLSYSCNNKNKPDDDGNDNKSRHTLIKVLDKGVLSAITDYNSTNYFVYRGQPMGFHYDLLMIFAEHLGVKLDIGISTELDKTFSCLLDYGTDIIALDLTITRERAELFDFTTPIIKTKQVLVQQKPEGWQNMSNKQLSDSLIRSPLDFSGITIYVQKNSSFVPRLQNLRDETGTDFNIIETSTKQEQLISMVARGEIKYTVSDQHVAMVNRTYYSNIDIKTSVSFEQYLAWAVHKGSNDLLEELNTWLETFKKTAKYKYLYRKYFENPKHVQITESEYNTLGGGKISAYDALIKKHAKEINWDWRLLASLIYQESHFLPDVTSWAGAFGLMQLMPATAANFGIDQTASPDQQINAGCKFIKYLDKEFSDMVPDSNERLNFILAAYNSGLGHVLDAIRLAEKYGRDTDIWRNNVDTFILLKSDPQYYHDPVVKYGYSRGEESYNFVREINERYEHYKNAIPEN
- a CDS encoding TAXI family TRAP transporter solute-binding subunit, with the translated sequence MKKRSFSILVILLVLFNFSFAQDDPFAIKKNAGEISVVSGAESGSYYQIAQDIINIYDGKINLVPSKGAVNNYDMLINNPDIDIAFTQYDVLLKAKQYDYQAKTHNTDKIKVLLPLGSEEIHLLVRLDSKIYSISDLKDKKVGVGNPAKEGTYLTSGLIKSIAGINWIDYGKSFDSSFIALIKGDIDALFFVGYAPVNKLKSLLPTYNQLIRLVPIKDERLGQFHKKSIIPAGTYPWLFYNVETYSVNSFLVTNTTNEAPADAEILEKFLLSIRDNHATLKSEGHPMWNEVDLKYNNIQWDIHPVAKKVFKLN